A window of the Loxodonta africana isolate mLoxAfr1 chromosome 3, mLoxAfr1.hap2, whole genome shotgun sequence genome harbors these coding sequences:
- the LOC135230491 gene encoding serine/threonine-protein kinase MARK2-like, with amino-acid sequence MLQSHLAFSAVEETHVGHYHLLRTIGKGASAKVKLAQHIITGQEVAIKIIDKSQHTSSDLHRLYREIEIMKDLHHPNIVKLFEVIENEHALYIVMEYASGRDLFYHLVNHGFMSEKEAQTKFQQIASAVKYCHNKGIVHSDLKTENLLLDKRMNIKLAEFGLGTEFTTGSKLDTFCGTPPYSAPELLQGEKYDGPPVDVWSLGVILYFMVSGSLPFRGKTLTKLREQVLQGQYHVPFHMSSQCQHLLSKIFIRDPRKRATLEDILAHLWMKMSHEEKQKLYVQPLPDYNNPWHTEVTVNTGYMQEDIQDSLLNHNYNDANATYLILRHDTYEIDSHTSTLEPQAEAHCTDSHTPSSSHEVPPTVCPKPKQRSYTEPTIPTFGYYIRDALNTLSEGGMGTSMVSTSPSFSLALAHLQQQSTTAWAQPNQDSDLYAKVRNSEVPQPITPPQCISVPSSSAYTINESAGVPEKTSFTQGMSKLSSVNEEQVHELPDQPSLPQTVSLASSSEEQVHELPDQLSLPQTVSPASSSVSSQGWKRATGRFFKLMRRCLCFTYDKKDHKASDSKAAQMIKPQEAKPRSLKFTWRMKITSSLEPDEMLQEICQVLDANGCDWDLTHKYTLLCINGTPGQQDFVQWRMEVCTLPRRTLNGCAYLHPPLHKVLLACTSRVHSNTYARETSHSQLLASRTWQIFHIISLGSMELVPPRKLQRQQLGLSRFKHFHLVFALRFLQIRCSKHEAKNS; translated from the exons ATGCTGCAGAGCCACTTAGCCTTCTCTGCTGTGGAGGAAACTCATGTGGGACACTACCACCTCCTCAGAACCATCGGCAAGGGGGCATCTGCCAAGGTCAAGCTGGCCCAGCACATCATCACCGGCCAAGAGGTAGCCATTAAAATAATTGACAAGAGCCAGCACACGTCCTCCGACCTCCACAGACTATACAGAGAGATAGAAATTATGAAGGATCTCCATCATCCAAATATTGTAAAGCTGTTTGAAGTCATAGAGAATGAGCACGCCCTCTATATAGTGATGGAGTATGCAAGTGGAAGGGACCTCTTTTACCACCTAGTGAATCATGGCTTCATGAGCGaaaaagaggcccaaacgaaATTCCAACAAATAGCGTCAGCGGTGAAGTACTGCCACAACAAGGGTATTGTTCATAGTGATCTGAAAACAGAAAACCTACTATTGGACAAGCGAATGAACATCAAACTTGCAGAGTTTGGTTTAGGAACTGAATTCACCACAGGGAGCAAGCTGGATACCTTCTGTGGCACTCCCCCTTATTCTGCCCCAGAACTCCTTCAGGGAGAAAAGTACGACGGACCCCCAGTGGATgtgtggagcctgggagtcatccTATACTTCATGGTAAGCGGATCTCTGCCATTTCGTGGGAAGACCTTGACGAAGCTGCGAGAGCAGGTGCTGCAGGGACAATATCACGTTCCCTTCCACATGTCTAGCCAGTGTCAACACCTGCTCAGTAAAATTTTCATTCGTGACCCAAGAAAGAGAGCCACATTAGAGGACATCCTAGCACATCTATGGATGAAGATGagccatgaagaaaaacaaaagctctATGTGCAGCCACTCCCAGACTACAATAACCCCTGGCACACTGAGGTGACGGTGAACACGGGTTACATGCAGGAAGACATTCAGGACTCACTGTTGAACCACAATTACAATGATGCGAACGCCACCTATCTGATCCTGCGTCACGACACATACGAGATTGACAGCCACACCAGCACCCTGGAACCCCAGGCTGAAGCCCATTGCACCGATAGCCACACTCCTTCCTCATCCCATGAAGTGCCTCCTACCGTCTGTCCTAAACCCAAACAGCGTAGTTACACCGAGCCCACCATTCCCACCTTTGGTTACTACATCCGcgatgctttgaacactctatCTGAGGGAGGGATGGGGACCTCCATGGTGTCTACTTCTCCATCAttctccctggccctggcccaCCTGCAGCAGCAATCTACCACAGCCTGGGCACAGCCCAACCAGGACTCTGACCTGTATGCCAAGGTGAGAAACAGTGAGGTGCCACAGCCCATCACACCACCCCAGTGTATTTCTGTGCCTTCCTCCTCAGCCTACACCATCAACGAGAGTGCCGGGGTCCCGGAAAAAACCAGTTTTACTCAGGGAATGTCAAAACTAAGCTCCGTAAATGAGGAGCAGGTGCATGAGTTACCTGACCAGCCGAGTTTGCCCCAGACTGTGAGTCTAGCCTCTTCCTCTGAGGAGCAGGTGCATGAGTTACCTGACCAGCTGAGTTTGCCCCAGACTGTGAGTCCAGCCTCTTCCTCTGTCAGCAGCCAGGGCTGGAAGCGGGCCACTGGGAGGTTCTTTAAGCTCATGAGAAGATGCCTTTGTTTTACATatgacaaaaaggaccacaaagCATCGGACAGCAAAGCTGCACAAATGATCAAACCTCAAGAGGCCAAACCGCGCTCTCTCAAATTTACCTGGAGGATGAAGATCACCAGTTCCTTGGAGCCCGACGAGATGCTGCAGGAGATCTGTCAAGTGTTGGATGCCAATGGCTGTGACTGGGATCTCACCCACAAATACACACTGCTGTGTATCAATGGCACACCAGGACAACAGGACTTCGTTCAGTGGAGGATGGAGGTGTGCACCCTGCCTCGGAGGACTCTCAATGGg TGTGCATACCTTCATCCTCCACTGCACAAAGTCCTCTTGGCCTGCACGTCACGTGTGCACAGCAACACATATGCCCGGGAGACATCCCACTCGCAGCTGTTGGCATCGCGCACTTGGCAGATCTTCCACATCATCTCGTTGGGCTCCATGGAGCTGGTTCCTCCACGTAAACTTCAGCGACAACAGCTTGGCCTCTCCAGGTTTAAGCACTTCCACCTCGTCTTTGCTCTCAGATTCCTACAGATCCGCTGCAGCAAACATGAAGCAAAGAattcatga